From Treponema sp. OMZ 787:
CGGAAGACAAGCGTAACACAAAACGTCTATACGACTTCCAAGATTTAAGGGACACCCATATTTACACCCACTTTGCCTTGGACGGCTACGGCACAAAGGCCTTTGAATTTACCGGAACAGTAACTTACGGAGGAGAATACTATATACCTGCAATCTTTGCCGAGGCAATGTACGATTACGCCTATAGGGCCATCCACCCCGGCACAAGGGTAAAGGCTTTTGAGTAAAAACTTAAAATAAACCGCGGGCGGACACAAAGCATTGAGCTTAGGCTCAACTTCGCAAAGGAATTTAAAGTCGGCCATATGAAAGGCAGCTTTAAATTCCTTTGTGAGCCTCGCGGTTAAATAAACCTCGATCTCCATCTTTTAAAATCCTTTAATCTATGGTATACTATAAAAAGTGAGGGGTGTGCTATGAGTACTTCAAACAGGAAATATAAAGACTCGGTTTTTGTTGACCTTTTTGCAGAAGATGAAAAAGCAAAAGAAAATTTTCTGTCGCTTTATAATGCTTTGCACGGAACGGCACTTAAAGCTACGGAAGATTTAAGAAACATCCGGTTGGATCAGGTTCTCTATATGACATTTTATAATGATGTGTCTTACCTCGTTGATAATAAAATAATACTACTGGCAGAACATCAATCTACGATTAATCCCAACATGCCTTTACGCTGCCTTGAATATGTAAGCCGTTTGTATGAAACCCTCTTTGAATCAAAAGAAAAATACAGCCGTAAACTCCTAAAAATCCCTACACCGGAGTTTTATGTCTTTTACAATGGGGAAGAACCTTTTCCATGCGATAAAACATTAAAACTCTCTGATGCTTTTATAAAAAAGACAGAAAACCCCAATCTTGAATTGACCGTTAAGGTAATAAACATCAACCGGCAAAACCGTCATCCGTTATTGAAAAACTGTAAAACTATGCAGGAATACAGTATATTTGTAGAGACAGTAAGGAAATGGAAAGAAATAGATCCTCAAAACGGCTTTCAAAAAGCCGTTGAAGAATGTATATCAAACAATATTTTGCATGAATATTTAAAACGCAAGACCAAGGAGGTAATCAACATGTTACTAGCAGAATATGATTATGAAACCGATATAGCTGTACAAAGAGAAGAAAGCCTGATGATTGGAATACAACAAGGTTCATACCAAAAAGCTCTTGAAACAGCAAAAAACCTGGCAGAAATGGGATTTGCAGTAGAAGCAATCTCAAAAGCTACCGGTCTCAGCAAAGAAGAAATCGAAAAACTGTAACAAAGTATAAATAACAGACATAGGTAAATACAGGATTGGTGAACATGCACATTGACGAATTTATAAAAGCTGCAAAAAAGAACGATGTTGGACTGATAAAAGCTTATTTACAAAACGGTTTTGATATTAATACTCAGGACAAGGACGGATTTACGGCTGTTATGGAAACAGCCGAATTCGGCCATAAGGCCTTATTTTGGTTTTTAATCGAAAAAGGAGCAGATGTTTTAATTAAAGCGGATTATAATTTTTCGATAATTCACGCCGTCGCTTTAGGCGGCGACAAAAAAATGCTTGACTATGTAATCTCAAAAGGTGCCTGCATAGATGAAAAAGTTACAGGCGGAGAGCAGGACGGCATGACAATAAAAGATTACGCTCTTTTAGCAAAGAATGATGAATTAAATGATTACTTAAAATCTTTATAACTCATAGGAGGTCTTATGAAACTTTACGATTTAATTGCAGAAAATTACGAGGATATTTTTCCTCTCGAAAAAGAAAAAGTTGACTTTATTAAAACTTTTTGTAAAGAAGGAAAAATTCTTGATGCAGGATGTGCAACGGGAGAACTTTGTTTTACTCTTTTAAATGAAGGTTTTACACCAATCGGAATAGACCTAAACACAAAAATGATTTCGATTGCACAAAATAAAATAAGTCCTGCCGCTTCAAACATAAGATTTGAAGTTGAGGACATGCTCAATATTGTAAAATTCGGGCAATTCAATGCCGTATTCTGTTTCGGCAACACTCTTCCCCACCTAAAAAATAAGGATGAAGTTTTTTTATTTTTTTCTCATATTTATAAAAGTCTTTTAGAAGACGGAGTTTTTATTTTTCAAATATTAAATTACGATAAAATTATTTCAGAACAAAAGATGAATTTTAAAATAATCGAAAACGGGAATTTGATTTTTAAACGTTCCTATGATTTTGCAGAACAAGAAAGGCTTAAATTTATCATAAACTTTACGGATAAAAAAAATAACGAAAGTCTATCAGATCATACTTTTTTGCTCCCCCTAAAACAGGAATTTTTAAAAGAAAGTTTAAAAAAAGTAGGCTTTAAAAAGATAGGCTGCTATTCGGATTATAATTTTACCCCAAGCGATCTAACGGAATACTCGACAATCTACGCTGCAGAAAAATAAAATATTAAAGTATAAAGAAACCGTTAAAAATTCACCGCAAAGCCTTGAACGGCATTGCGGTGATTAAAGTAAAAAAAACTACTTATTTATCCCAACCATGTTAAGAATAAAGGCGTATTCAAAGGCAGTGTCCTTAATCCTGTCATAGCGGCCTGTAGCACCTCCGTGGCCTGAATCCATATTCATGCGGAGGATTAAAATATTATCTCCAGTTTTATTTGCACGCAGCTTTGCCGTGTACTTTGCAGGCTCGTGGAACAGAACTTGTGAATCATTTAAGCCGCCCGTCACAAGAATGTGCGGATAATTTTTTGCTTCGATATTGTCATAGGGAGAATACGAAAGCATGTAGTTATAGTACTCCTCCTCGTTCGGGTTGCCCCACTCTTCGTATTCTCCTGTGGTAAGAGGCAAGGAATCATCGAGCATGGTGGTAACAACGTCTATAAAGGGAACGGCAGCTACAACCGAATGGAAAAGATCAGGACGCATGTTTGTAACGGCTCCCATAAGAAGACCGCCCGCACTTCCGCCCATGATTGCAATTTTTTCCGAAGAAGTATATTTTTGAGAAATCAGGTGCTCGGCACAGGCTATAAAATCGGTAAAGGTGTTTTTCTTCTTTAAGAGCTTACCGTCCTCATACCATTGCTCTCCCATGTCGCTTCCGCCTCTGATTTGGGCAACTATGTACACAAAGCCCCGCTCGACAAGGCTGTAAACACTAGGACTAAAATACACATCTGAGCTGTAGCCGTAGCTTCCGTAAGAGTAAAGAAGGGCGGGAGCCGCCCCATTCTTTGCCAAGCCTTTTTTGTAAACGGCAGCCATAGGCACCTTCACTCCGTCTTTTGCCTGAGCCCAAAGCCTCTCCACAGTGTAGTCATCGGGATTAAAGCCTGACGGAACTTCCTGCTGTTTTAAGAGCACAGATTTTCCTGCTTCTATATCGTAATCGTATAAGCTGTTCGGGCGGTTTAAGGAGGTGTAATTATATCGAACCTTGCAGGATGTGTATTCGGGGTTAGCTCCCAAATAAGCCGTATAAACCGGTTCCGGGAAGGAAATGTTTTTTACCTCTCCGGTTTTAAGGGATTTAACTTCAATCTCGATAAGGCCGTTTTTGCGGAGCTCTAAAACAAGGCAGCCTTCAAAAACGGACACGTCTTCGATGCGTACATTTTCGTCATGGGCTCTTTCTTCCTTCCATGTGGATTTATCGGAATATGAAGAAAGAGGAGCGGAGTAGATCTTAGCGTTTAGGTTTTGCTTGTCCTTCCAGCGGATAAAAAACTTTTCCTTGTGAGGATAAACAAAATATTCAATACCATTAACCCGCGGAAGGAAGATTGTAAATTCCGAATGAGGCTTATCGGCGCGTATAAAACGCTCTTCTGAGGTGGTGGAGCTTCCGCTTGTTATAAAAATAAATTCCCTTGTCTTTGTTTCATGCACATAGCAGGAAAACTTTGCATCCTTTTCTTCATAAACAAGAGTTCCTTTTTCTTCATTAAGACCTTGACGCAAAATCTTGCTTGAACGCAAGGTGCTGTCGATTGCACTGTAAAAAAGAGTTTCGCTGTCCGAAGACCAAGCAACGGAAACGGCTCCGTCATAACTCAAACTTAAATCTTTTCCCGTTTCCAAATCGCGTATTTTTAAAGTGAACTCGGCAAAGGAGCCTGTTTCGTTATAAAGATAAACAGCCTTTTTATTATCGGGACTTATCGTATAATCGTCGAAGATAAAGGCTTGCTTGCCTTCCGCCATTTTATTTACATCGAAGATAATTTCTTCAGCTGCATCAAGCGATGATTTTTTTCTGCAATAGGTTCTGTATTGTTTTCCCTTTTCGACACGGCTGTAATAATAATAACCGTTTTCAAAAACGGGATAGGTTTCATCATCTTCTTTTATGCGGCCTACAATTTCATCGTAAATACTATTTTGTAAATCTTTTGACGAAGCCATTATCTTATCCGTATAAGCATTTTCGGCATTTAAATAATCTATAACCTTTTTATCGGTTTTGTCCTTAAGCCAATAATAATTATCTGTTCTTGTTTTTTCAAATTTCTCAAAATTCGTTGCCCTTATTTCTGCAATAGGCGGTTTTTCAAAATCTGATTGTTTCAATTTGTTTCTCCTAAATTTTTGTAAATATGTTAGTACAATATTATGCTTGTATACTTGAGCCTACATTATAAGGAGATAAAGGCTTTCCGTCTATAGGGGAAAAAGACATAACTAAACCACATATCCAACTTGTTCTTATTCTTATCTTATGCTATAATGCCTCCCGGAGAACAAAAAGAATGTATTTTCCTGAACAGCTGCCTAAAAAGAAAATCTTAAAAGCCCTACTCCCGGCCCTTATTTTTACCCTCATAGTTTTATTGTCAATAGTTTTTTTTACCCCCGCCTTTAAAAACGATTATTCTTTTACCCTATACAGCTTTGACGGGAAACTATTGGGGGCCTCAGCCGCACAGGACGGACAGTGGCGGTTCCCTCAAAGTTCAAAACTATCTGAAAAATACAAGGAAGCCCTCCTCACATACGAGGACAAAAACTTTTATTTTCATTTCGGAATAGATCCCCTTTCGGTTTTTAGGGCGGTCAAAGAAAATATGGTAAACGGAAAAATAGTTTCGGGGGCTTCGACAATTACGATGCAGACCGCCCGCCTTTCAGAAAAAAATCCGCTTAGGACTTTTAAGCAAAAACTAAAAGAAAGTTTTTTGTCTCTTTTTTTGGAGCTTTCCTATTCAAAAGAAAATATCCTTAATCTTTATTCTTCCCATGCGCCCTACGGCGGAAATGTGGTCGGGCTTGAAGCCGCCTCATGGAGGTACTTCGGAAGAAGTCCCGATGACTTAACATGGGCAGAAGCGGCCTGCTTGGCGGTTCTTCCTAATCAACCCTCTCTCGTCCGCCCGGGAAAGGGAAGCGAAATCTTAAAACAAAAAAGAGATAATCTTTTATACAATCTTTTTTTGCAAAAAAAAATAGATGAAGAAACCTATGAGCTTTCCCTTGCAGAGCCTCTTCCCGATAAGCCTAAGACCCTTCCGCAAAAGGCCTACCACTACCTTGAGTTTTCAAAAACACAAAGTTCCAATCAAAAAAACATAAGCAGTCTGGATGCTTCTTTACAGGAAATAGTTTTTGAAATTGCAGATCATCATTTTAAAAGAAATCTTTTAAGCGGAGTTTACAACACGGCAGTTTTAATTTTAGATACCGAAACGGGAAAGCCCTTAGCCTATATAGGAAACACAGGCCTTCAAAGCCT
This genomic window contains:
- a CDS encoding bifunctional 2-polyprenyl-6-hydroxyphenol methylase/3-demethylubiquinol 3-O-methyltransferase UbiG: MKLYDLIAENYEDIFPLEKEKVDFIKTFCKEGKILDAGCATGELCFTLLNEGFTPIGIDLNTKMISIAQNKISPAASNIRFEVEDMLNIVKFGQFNAVFCFGNTLPHLKNKDEVFLFFSHIYKSLLEDGVFIFQILNYDKIISEQKMNFKIIENGNLIFKRSYDFAEQERLKFIINFTDKKNNESLSDHTFLLPLKQEFLKESLKKVGFKKIGCYSDYNFTPSDLTEYSTIYAAEK
- a CDS encoding Rpn family recombination-promoting nuclease/putative transposase, translating into MSTSNRKYKDSVFVDLFAEDEKAKENFLSLYNALHGTALKATEDLRNIRLDQVLYMTFYNDVSYLVDNKIILLAEHQSTINPNMPLRCLEYVSRLYETLFESKEKYSRKLLKIPTPEFYVFYNGEEPFPCDKTLKLSDAFIKKTENPNLELTVKVININRQNRHPLLKNCKTMQEYSIFVETVRKWKEIDPQNGFQKAVEECISNNILHEYLKRKTKEVINMLLAEYDYETDIAVQREESLMIGIQQGSYQKALETAKNLAEMGFAVEAISKATGLSKEEIEKL
- a CDS encoding ankyrin repeat domain-containing protein, which translates into the protein MHIDEFIKAAKKNDVGLIKAYLQNGFDINTQDKDGFTAVMETAEFGHKALFWFLIEKGADVLIKADYNFSIIHAVALGGDKKMLDYVISKGACIDEKVTGGEQDGMTIKDYALLAKNDELNDYLKSL
- a CDS encoding S9 family peptidase: MKQSDFEKPPIAEIRATNFEKFEKTRTDNYYWLKDKTDKKVIDYLNAENAYTDKIMASSKDLQNSIYDEIVGRIKEDDETYPVFENGYYYYSRVEKGKQYRTYCRKKSSLDAAEEIIFDVNKMAEGKQAFIFDDYTISPDNKKAVYLYNETGSFAEFTLKIRDLETGKDLSLSYDGAVSVAWSSDSETLFYSAIDSTLRSSKILRQGLNEEKGTLVYEEKDAKFSCYVHETKTREFIFITSGSSTTSEERFIRADKPHSEFTIFLPRVNGIEYFVYPHKEKFFIRWKDKQNLNAKIYSAPLSSYSDKSTWKEERAHDENVRIEDVSVFEGCLVLELRKNGLIEIEVKSLKTGEVKNISFPEPVYTAYLGANPEYTSCKVRYNYTSLNRPNSLYDYDIEAGKSVLLKQQEVPSGFNPDDYTVERLWAQAKDGVKVPMAAVYKKGLAKNGAAPALLYSYGSYGYSSDVYFSPSVYSLVERGFVYIVAQIRGGSDMGEQWYEDGKLLKKKNTFTDFIACAEHLISQKYTSSEKIAIMGGSAGGLLMGAVTNMRPDLFHSVVAAVPFIDVVTTMLDDSLPLTTGEYEEWGNPNEEEYYNYMLSYSPYDNIEAKNYPHILVTGGLNDSQVLFHEPAKYTAKLRANKTGDNILILRMNMDSGHGGATGRYDRIKDTAFEYAFILNMVGINK